The Streptococcus toyakuensis genome has a window encoding:
- a CDS encoding IS6-like element IS1216 family transposase, with protein sequence MNHFKGKQFQQDVIIVAVGYYLRYNLSYREVQEILYDRGINVSHTTIYRWVQEYGKLLYQIWKKKNKKSFYSWKMDETYIKIKGKWHYLYRAIDADGLTLDIWLRKKRDTQAAYAFLKRLVKQFDEPKVVVTDKAPSITSAFKKLKEYGFYQGTEHRTIKYLNNLIEQDHRPVKRRNKFYRSLRTASTTIKGMEAIRGLYKKTRKEGTLFGFSVCTEIKVLLGIPA encoded by the coding sequence ATGAATCATTTTAAAGGAAAGCAATTTCAGCAGGATGTGATTATTGTAGCCGTGGGCTACTATCTTCGTTATAACCTTAGCTATCGTGAAGTTCAAGAAATCTTATATGATCGTGGCATTAACGTTTCTCATACGACGATTTATCGTTGGGTGCAAGAATATGGCAAACTACTCTATCAAATTTGGAAAAAGAAAAATAAAAAATCCTTTTATTCATGGAAAATGGATGAAACGTACATCAAAATTAAAGGAAAATGGCATTATTTGTATCGAGCCATCGATGCAGATGGTTTAACCTTGGATATTTGGTTACGTAAAAAACGGGACACACAAGCAGCCTATGCTTTTCTTAAGCGGTTAGTGAAGCAGTTTGATGAACCGAAGGTTGTAGTCACAGATAAAGCCCCCTCTATTACAAGTGCCTTTAAGAAACTAAAAGAATACGGCTTTTATCAAGGGACAGAACATCGTACCATTAAATACCTGAATAATTTGATTGAACAAGACCATCGTCCAGTAAAGAGACGCAATAAATTCTATCGAAGTTTACGCACTGCCTCTACCACGATTAAAGGCATGGAAGCCATTCGAGGATTATATAAGAAAACCCGAAAAGAAGGCACTCTCTTCGGGTTTTCGGTCTGTACTGAAATCAAGGTATTATTGGGAATCCCAGCTTAA